tgaatcaacgctgaacgtcaaagcagctttttcaaaacaacaaaagacttttaggacatgggacatttatgcgaacatgggcagtttagtacccaattaaagcggtatacgcacttcggaaggaaccggtcaagaaaaaattcaaatgggcagcagcggcagcgaaaacAAGATAGAGaaggtgaagaaaagccccaagaaatcattgcatctcctttgttctgctgtgcgttaagctgtttcttgacccctttccttccgatctgcatactagccttaaagctaagaacaagattgtccgttcgacgcagtgtgaacgcagaacgctgtgccagttcgatttttccatcaactgtcagtcgaacaatctgcaggggttgctttgttcaatggtcgatgactggcaggctatgatgacaggcgcaaaattttgcgtttgcgttcaGGCCTGAAGCTAAGAATaagattgtccgtcaggcctgaacgcaaacgcaaaattttgcgcctgccatagcctgccagtcatcgaccattgaacaaagcaacccctgcagattgttcgactgacagttgatggaaaaatcgaactggcacagcgttctgcgttcacactgcgtcgaacggacaatcttATTCTTAGCTTAAATCTTAATTAATGGAATTCAAATTAGCGAATCGTTCCTGTACTTCAGTTTAGCTGGTTCCTTTTATCTGGATTGGCAGCACTGCTGTCAAAATTTGCTTGGagctcaaaacaaaacaaaagtttgtttacaagccgcactgaaaatttttttttgcacaacagCATCGCTTTCCGCAATGAAAAGtgagtttttcttaattttttctaaTGAAAACCCTAATTAATTCAAGCTTTATCCAGCCACCCAGAACGACGACGACAGCAACGAGGCACCGTACGTGGTGGAAAAGGTGCTCGACCGGCGCATCACGGCCGCCGGCAAGATCGAGTACTACCTCAAGTGGAAGGGCTACTCGGAGGCGGACAACACCTGGGAGCCGGACGAGAACCTGGACTGCCCGGAGCTGATCGCCAAGTACGAGGAGGCGCGTCGGATGAAGGAGTTCAAGGAGGCGAAGAAGAAGGCCGGCAAGAAGAAGCTCGAGGAGATTACGAAGCCGCGGGGGTACGAGCGGGAGTTGCCACTGGCGCGGATTGTCGGGGCGACCGACTGCGGCGGGGAGTTGATGTTTCTCGTTCAGTGGAGCGGCACGGACGAGATGGACATTTTGGCGGCGGCCACGGTTAACGAGCGCGATCCGGCGACGGTGATTGCGTATTACGAGGCCAAGAGTAAGGTCGTGGAGAAGGCGAAGGAACGGGCCAAGTTTGCCGCTTACGAGGAGGAACGGCCGGATGTGGCGAGTGGGAATGATGGGGAGGGAGGCGTTGAGGTTGATGGGGGAGGAGGTGGCGGGATGGAGACCATTTCTGGCACGGAGATTCCCAGCGGAACGCTGGAAGCCATGATGGAGGATTGAAGAAAggtatattttagatttttaagattcTATTTTACCCACTTTTTGCTAAGGACTAGAATTACACCAACACGATCACTCTATTTTGTCGCTATCGATTAAGATCTTGCCGAAAGCCCCCGTCCGGAAGGACTTGATCATGTGCCTCGCGGCCAGCGTCACGTCCGGTCGGACCACGATACTGCCGTCAAAGTTTCGCACCTTGAGCGTTCGATTGAGATGTTGCGCGCCCGAAACCAGCACTTCCGCTATCGAGTCCGTTGGTTCCTGCAGTCCCATCATCTCAACGTACCGGAAGTTGTTCCGCTTGTTCAGCAAATACAGCAGATAATCCGCAATCAGTTCCTCCCCGACCAGGTGGTCCTGCAGGCAGGACACCAACGCCAACCGAAGTCCCGTCTCGGTATCCGCGATGTTCGGCTTCAAAATGCCCGGCGTGTCCAACAGATAAACCAGCGGATCTTCGCAGATCTTGATCTTGTGCAGCACACTGCGCGTAATACCAGCCACGGCGCCAACCTGTGACGCGCCCTTCCGATTCAGGTGACGATTCCGGAGCACATTAATCAGCGACGACTTCCCAACATTCGGCACGCCAATGATCATGATGCAGTACTCCTTCTGATCAGTCCGGTTAAACCGATTCGACCCCAGTATCAAATCCTGAGCCAGCGGCATCACCTTCCGAATCCCGTCACAGCTTTGATCCTTACAGTTCGTGAACAGAACGTGCCGCGCCTCCGAATCTTCCCCCCGCAACCGGTCCAAAATCGCCCGCTGTGACCGCCGCTCGATCGTGTCCTTTTTGTTCAGCACCAGCACGTGCGGCTTGACGCCACTGATTGTGTACCGGAACTCGGAGTTGCGCCCCGACAGCGGTATCCGGGCGTCGTGCACCTCGATCACGCAGTCAACCTGTTTGAGCTTCTGCTGCATCTGCTTTATGCCCTTGCCCATGTGGCCCGGGAACCAGTTTAGCAGCTCCCGGTTCACCACCGGAAAGGACGCGCGGAAGCGGTTCATTGTGGTTGATTTGGAACGATTTTTGGGAAGATTTGGGGACAGTGACCGCGATTCAGCACAGGTTCGTTCGGTTCGGCCGGCAACGATGTTTTGAGCTGGGATGGTACTGAACTACAAAATGAATTGAAATGAGTAGtgcaagggaatgatggaaagagaggtatcacaaatccgtataaataatttcaagattttgcaggtgtaaaccgaaaacgcgatccAAAATTAAAGTGGAcgaataaggcttttaactgcttatttaattgtcggtgtacaggacgccgcactgtttaattattttctaacgtacattcaattttgcagtccaaacccagtcattgaattggaaaaataaaattctttttcaaattttcttttcttgatttgtgtgcacctacgtcgaagaccaagattgtttactttttgctctttggtctgacagtcttggtctgacagatttggtctgacagctttatcatggattttggtctggtctaggcgagggataggacacagcaccttcctgcaaaatccatgataaagctgtcagaccaaatctgtcagaccaagactgtcagaccaaagagcaaaaagtaaacaatcttggtcttcgacgtaggtgcacacaaatcaagaaaagaaaatttgaaaaagaattttatttttccaattcaatgactgggtttggactgcaaaattgaatgtacgttagaaaataattaaacagtgcggcgtcctgtacaccgacaattaaataagcagttaaaagccttattcgTCCACTTTAATTTTggatcgcgttttcggtttacacctgcaaaatcttgaaattatttatacggatttgtgatacctctctttccatcattcccttgggattttggtctggtctaggcgagggataggacacagcaccttcctggaGTAGTGTGGATTTTGAGTGCagtaaaatcaaaacaagaacCGGGTTGCCATTTGCCACACTAACCATAAATTACACAGTTTgaacacagacaaacagacgtgactctccatacaaatattttttgaaattcatcgtccttcatcaaaccaccaaatcacggcgacgccagcgctgcctggtgagcttatgccgaagcgcagcccaaacataccaatacaaacccattactgtcatgtgtcatgtcagtggatgcgtgagacaatcaagccttaacgattgtaaacatcaacagctgatttaaataatgttgttgttgcttaTCGTCAGTAGTTActcgatgaaataaaaataaaaattaacaccgacggccgaagatgacggccaaaccatgcggcagcatcagcaacgacgcaccacaatcgcaacgacagagaccaaaccactggtcctccccgttgctCCCAAAAACATCCGCGTTTCGTTTCGAAACATCCGCGGGAAACGTGTTCACGGCGAACAACTGTGGATGAAGATTGAGTGGCGCTCACGATCGACGCAACATCaccaaaaggacgaccagcagcagcaatctgagcagcaatccatgaaggataagcaggttgctccaaggttgctccgaaggagatgactTCACCACAGAATCTGGCTTCCTCCGCAGTAGCGGACGCCTCATCAGCAGCCTCGGCAGCGGCAGGCCTACCGGGTTAATAGTGGGGTAAAGGGTATGTCCTCGCTAGTCAGCCGCTCATCTGACCCTGGTCGAAACTGCCCCAATCTTGTCCCGCAAAGCCTGGATTATGGATCACCGTTAGATTTCCTGAATTCtatcatattttgttttgttttcatttgctgccacgtgctcacgctcaactttacaacaacaaaaacacattaCACACACTGAGgaaagacgggcgagctgtcacgacagcagcgccatcaacgccgggtgagtggatgccgaagctaaattgcatttgaaataaccgttttggCTCGGTTATTGAAGGACGATGGTTCcgaactcgagtgtcccgtctgtttgtctgtggtttgaATTTCGTAcccatttttcagttcaacttaaATTACACGTAAAATCctgataacacagatctgtgacAAAAATTACTCagattggtgaaaaaaaaaataactcagaTTGGTGAACATTTTCTAAAGGCCAATAAAGTCAAGAAATtactttacgaacagcagaacaaaggagatagaacgatttcttggggttttcttcaccctctctggcttgctttcgctgctgctgctgctgcccatttgaaatgtttcttgaccggttccttccgaagtgcatatataccctgtttgaaaaatgtcgcacgtcgtacgagttgtcgcacggttttgattttaccgtttcgatatcgattggtcgaaaggacaaCAAACGcacgacaaacactcgacatgcgcgacattgttttttccatcgattttcctTAATttcgacgtcacgattttcgtcgacgcaaacagtttgacagttctcttcagcTGATCTTGTTTGGACTTGATTTCAACCAAATTGAACCAGTTGTCGTTGCTGTTGGGCTACTGGAGGATTTTGACCGATTGACAGGTAAGTTGTGTTACTTTTCCGGAAAGTTTCGGCTGGAGTGGCGAACGGCCAAATCATAGTCTTATGTTCTGGTTTCCAGATTTCGGTTGTCGTGGCTGTGAAGGACGAAGACGGTGGGCCATGTTCCGGtatcggaaggaatcggtctgCGATTGAGAAAGCGGATTGGTGTTTTGCTTTCCGCGGAAGTTGCATTCCCAAAGGAGAAGGAGTTTCCGAGTGTTGAATGTGTCGGAAACAGAAGGAGGGAGACGGAACATTGAAGCTCGGGAGTCAATCACTGTTCCGCTTGAATAAAAAGGTGGAGGAGGACGAAATAATAAACTCGCGCGACGTTTCTAAACAGCCAGAATTTGTTAATGGAACCGGTGAGTAGTGTTTTGGATGAGGTGTATTGGGAGTGCGTTTGTATGacgcaaaacaaaacataaacataaaactaataattcgacgaagaaaaatattcaatttgaaattgcacaattttgaatttaagattttttcatttaataattcttaaaatttcaaaattcttaacttAACTTCTGAAAtcctaatttcaaaaattctaaaaagattaagtttttttaaagtttggaggGTAAATgatgtatttaaaattttaaaatccaaacataaataaatatataactCTTTCgttctgaaataaaaaactaaaaattcttaaaattccaaaattcttaacttctgaaatcctaaattaaaaaaaaatcgaaggttctaaaattcctaaaactaTCAATctaaaattccataattttttatttttaattcaaaaaaaatataaaaatttgaagttaaaaaattccaacattcttaaatttttaaatttacacaattccttgcttcttttaaaattcttcaaattgcataatttaaaaaaaaaaaacattgaatcttgaaatgaaaaaattcaAGGCTATTTATAATcttgagaatttgaaaaaaattaatgtgcctagttttaataaaattctCAAGATAACATATATTCTggcattaaaaaaatgctaaaactcTAGGCTactaacataaacataaactacaaacataataaaattcttaaattcctacaTTCATAGAttctaaaattgtgaaatttttggctttaggccgatgcaaatatttaaaaaagtttttgtccctcggccctggccgaggtcaagggggggggggggggggggcaaaaaaaaaaaaaaaaaaataaaaatttaaataacatgccatagtcttcacatttaaatgaaaaaagtgttttaaaatgcattttacactagttcagttgttttgcaatcattaggtttcaaaaaatctaagatctgacaaaaacaaaaattgtatcgaaaaaaaaagattttgcatcgaaaattttcaaaaaatattaagattttttaataaacccaaacatgctaaaaatgattttaaacgcaggagaatgtattttaatttgatttcagttggttgcacttgaatgttcattgaaattttgaagtttattgtaaaaatattttttttgccccctgatttttcgggccaattttgaaggggggggggggtgacaaaaacttttaaaaatatttgtaccagccttacagAACTCTTAAAATCTAGTATTTGAAAATCCTAAAAACAAGTGCTTACATTCTGATATTCtggaaaattgtattttaattcttcaagttttaatattccaaataatttagaagttttaaaattcctgaaagtcttaatactttcaaaattcttcgttttaatattttaatattataacatttttaaaatttctgattcCTGATATCTTGAGGTTTgtaattctaaaaaatacaatcataaactaaataataagtttttaaaattatctatttttatgttttacaattttgtgatttcaactattttggttttttttataaatattatttatgaactttgatattaactttgaaaaatatttgcaacggcattttgaaaatatttatttttgtcattgGATACATCAGAACCTCACTGCTACCCACAATAAAACCAAACAtaacatgtttaatttttttaaacccaacAATTCTAATGAAAGTCagctttgaaatttcaaaacaaaaaaaaataaaaaatttgaaatgcaaaatatttataaaacacgtcatgtcttaatatttttaaattcttgaatcctgcatttttttttaaattattttattcgtTCCAGCTCTGTACAAACAGTTTCCAGAGTGCTTTTTGCTGGACGTGGACCAGCAAGAGGAAAAGGACAATGAAAatgcgttggtggtgttggactTCTAGCGGAATCTCAAAAGTGCAATTATCAAAACTCAGTCTTCTTCCTGGAGATACTTTCGGCCGAGAACATCCACCGGGTGAAGGCGATCGAGGTGGACAAACTTCCCACGGGGCAGCACTCGAACATTGGAAGGGTAGACAAGCAGAACCTTTCCAAAAGTGGTTGGCCATCGTCGGACCAAAAGGAGTCGGTTTGTATTTCCTTCTTGTGCAACGGCCAATCCCGTCACTAAGCGAAATTAAGAAAAGTATGGCTGCAGTGATagtgaatatttcaaaaacaaagtgCCAGGCCAGTGCAAACTAAtacaaatgaataaaaataatgaaaaacataaacaaagtgaattttattttgaaaataaactcaaaataccaaaatgacagcacacgacaaaggcacgacatcctaaataacaaaaccgtgcgacgtcggtcgaatgtcgtacgacaatgtcgaacaatttcgattatcgatcgtacgacaaatacgacattttggtgcaaaaacgtctGACATCCGTGCGAAAGTCGCgcgacattgtcgtgcgacgtcgtacgattgcacggacgacaaacgacggacgtccgacggacttttcagtcagggatATACCGACTGATCTAAATCGCCTGAAAACCTGATCGTGAATCAGAATACGGTCACTAGAGTGGTTTAAAGTTGACATTTGccgaataaggctttctaggcccagtgaaaaaaatataatttaactcaaaaatgacgaactcatcgtcacagtgtcctgatgcaaacaatgatcgagctgtagctgtcacagccctgcgaagtatgttggctgacatatcgggcagtcagccaaataaaccagctagaagtcgcttgacaaaaaaaattgctagaaagagataggaaacctgatgcaaacaaacgtccagctgtcatgtaaacatactttgaatgtgttggtaaatttctgactagaaagccttattatgccttttttaccacacggttgtttattttcaaattttgacagcaaatgcgtttcaggtttcataaacatggccgTCGTGACAGAGGGCTGTCAAAATACGAGCGCTACCTGTCAAAGCCTTTTGCGCCACAGGCTAATAGACACGCTAACGACAAACCATCNNNNNNNNNNNNNNNNNNNNNNNNNNNNNNNNNNNNNNNNNNNNNNNNNNNNNNNNNNNNNNNNNNNNNNNNNNNNNNNNNNNNNNNNNNNNNNNNNNNNGCGAATGTATATTTTAGgtgcccgaacaactttttcgcccgactcttggaaaactttgaagaaatttggaaaaactcaacttttttactcaaagtcccataactgcCGCTAGACCCGATCAATCAAGCTGGAAATTCAGGAAAGAATAGTTCAAAGTGTGCCAAAGCTGCTGGCAAAATTTGGCGAATGTATATTTTAGgtgcccgaacaactttttcgcccgactcttggaaaactttgaagaaatttggaaaaactcaacttttttactcaaagtcccataactcccgCTAGACCCAATCAATCAAGCTGGAAATTCAGGAAAGTATAGTTCAAAGTGTGCCAAAGCTGCTGGCAAAATTTGGCGAATGTATATTTTAGgtgcccgaacaactttttcgcccgactcttggaaaactttgaagaaatttggaaaaactcaacttttttactcaaagtcccataactcccgCTAGACCCAATCAATCAAGCTGGAAATTCAGGAAAGTATAGTTCAAAGTGTGCCAAAGCTGCTGGCAAAATTTGGCGAATGTATATTTTAGgtgcccgaacaactttttcgcccgactcttggaaaactttgaagaaatttggaaaaactcaacttttttactcaaagtcccataactcccgCTAGACCCGATCAATCAagctgaaaatttagaaaagtatagttcaaagtgtgccaaagctgctggcaaaatttggcgaatgtatattttaggtgcccgaacaactttttcgcccgactcttggaaaactttgaagaaatttggaaaaactcaacttttttactcaaagtcccataactcccgCTAGACCCAATCAATCAAGCTGGAAATTCAGGAAAGTATAGTTCAAAGTGTGCCAAAGCTGCTGGCAAAATTTGGCGAATGTATATTTTAGgtgcccgaacaactttttcgcccgactcttggaaaactttgaagaaatttggaaaaactcaacttttttactcaaagtcccataactcccgCTAGACCCAATCAATCAAGCTGGAAATTCAGGAAAGTATAGTTCAAAGTGTGCCAAAGCTGCTGGCAAAATTTGGCGAATGTATATTTTAGgtgcccgaacaactttttcgcccgactcttggaaaactttgaagaaatttggaaaaactcaacttttttactcaaagtcccataactcccgCTAGACCCAATCAATCAAGCTGGAAATTCAGGAAAGTATAGTTCAAAGTGTGCCAAAGCTGCTGGCAAAATTTGGCGAATGTATATTTTAGgtgcccgaacaactttttcgcccgactcttggaaaactttgaagaaatttggaaaaactcaacttttttactcaaagtcccataactcccgCTAGACCCAATCAATCAAGCTGGAAATTCAGGAAAGTATAGTTCAAAGTGTGCCAAAGCTGCTGGCAAAATTTGGCGAATGTATATTTTAGgtgcccgaacaactttttcgcccgactcttggaaaactttgaagaaatttggaaaaactcaacttttttactcaaagtcccataactcccgCTAGACCCGATCAATCAagctgaaaatttagaaaagtatagttcaaagtgtgccaaagctgctggcaaaatttggcgaatgtatattttaggtgcccgaacaactttttcgcccgactcttggaaaactttgaagaaatttggaaaaactcaacttttttactcaaagtcccataactcccgCTAGACCCAATCAATCAAGCTGGAAATTCAGGAAAGTATAGTTCAAAGTGTGCCAAAGCTGCTGGCAAAATTTGGCGAATGTATATTTTAGgtgcccgaacaactttttcgcccgactcttggaaaactttgaagaaatttggaaaaactcaacttttttacccaaagtcccataactcccgCTAGACCCGATCAATcaagttgaaaatttagaaaagtatagttcaaagtgtgccaaagctgctggcaaaatttggcgaatgtatattttaggtgcccgaacaactttttcgcccgactcttggaaaactttgaagaaatttggaaaaactcaacttttttactcaaagtcccataactcccgCTAGACCCAATCAATCAAGCTGGAAATTCAGGAAAGTATAGTTCAAAGTGTGCCAAAGCTGCTGGCAAAATTTGGCGAATGTATATTTTAGgtgcccgaacaactttttcgcccgactcttggaaaactttgaagaaatttggaaaaactcaacttttttacccaaagtcccataactcccgCTAGACCCGATCAATcaagttgaaaatttagaaaagtatagttcaaagtgtgccaaagctgctggcaaaatttggcgaatgtatattttaggtgcccgaacaactttttcgcccgactcttggaaaactttgaagaaatttggaaaaactcaacttttttactcaaagtcccataactcccgCTAGACCCAATCAATCAAGCTGGAAATTCAGGAAAGTATAGTTCAAAGTGTGCCAAAGCTGCTGGCAAAATTTGGCGAATGTATATTTTAGgtgcccgaacaactttttcgcccgactcttggaaaactttgaagaaatttggaaaaactcaacttttttacccaaagtcccataactcccgCTAGACCCGATCAATcaagttgaaaatttagaaaagtatagttcaaagtgtgccaaagctgctggcaaaatttggcgaatgtatattttaggtgcccgaacaactttttcgcccgactcttggaaaactttgaagaaatttggaaaaactcaacttttttactcaaagtcccataactcccgCTAGACCCAATCAATCAAGCTGGAAATTCAGGAAAGTATAGTTCAAAGTGTGCCAAAGCTGCTGGCAAAATTTGGCGAATGTATATTTTAGgtgcccgaacaactttttcgcccgactcttggaaaactttgaagaaatttggaaaaactcaacttttttacccaaagtcccataactcccgCTAGACCCGATCAATcaagttgaaaatttagaaaagtatagttcaaagtgtgccaaagctgctggcaaaatttggcgaatgtatattttaggtgcccgaacaactttttcgcccgactcttggaaaactttgaagaaatttggaaaaactcaacttttttactcaaagtcccataactcccgCTAGACCCAATCAATCAAGCTGGAAATTCAGGAAAGTATAGTTCAAAGTGTGCCAAAGCTGCTGGCAAAATTTGGCGAATGTATATTT
This is a stretch of genomic DNA from Culex pipiens pallens isolate TS chromosome 1, TS_CPP_V2, whole genome shotgun sequence. It encodes these proteins:
- the LOC120431152 gene encoding mitochondrial GTPase 1, whose amino-acid sequence is MNRFRASFPVVNRELLNWFPGHMGKGIKQMQQKLKQVDCVIEVHDARIPLSGRNSEFRYTISGVKPHVLVLNKKDTIERRSQRAILDRLRGEDSEARHVLFTNCKDQSCDGIRKVMPLAQDLILGSNRFNRTDQKEYCIMIIGVPNVGKSSLINVLRNRHLNRKGASQVGAVAGITRSVLHKIKICEDPLVYLLDTPGILKPNIADTETGLRLALVSCLQDHLVGEELIADYLLYLLNKRNNFRYVEMMGLQEPTDSIAEVLVSGAQHLNRTLKVRNFDGSIVVRPDVTLAARHMIKSFRTGAFGKILIDSDKIE
- the LOC120431153 gene encoding chromobox protein homolog 3; protein product: MKTTQNDDDSNEAPYVVEKVLDRRITAAGKIEYYLKWKGYSEADNTWEPDENLDCPELIAKYEEARRMKEFKEAKKKAGKKKLEEITKPRGYERELPLARIVGATDCGGELMFLVQWSGTDEMDILAAATVNERDPATVIAYYEAKSKVVEKAKERAKFAAYEEERPDVASGNDGEGGVEVDGGGGGGMETISGTEIPSGTLEAMMED